From Antechinus flavipes isolate AdamAnt ecotype Samford, QLD, Australia chromosome 1, AdamAnt_v2, whole genome shotgun sequence:
catataaaggactgcttgccatctaggggaaggggtggagggagagagggggaaaaaaaaaatcggaacagaaatgagtgtcaatataaagtaattattaaataaaaaatttaaaaaaaaaatacatagctGCAGGGCTGTGAACTGATCTGCCTTTATGTGCAAATCCCTATTTAACCCTTTACAGGCTTTCTGGGTTTCACAGgactgcattgtttttgttttagaatgCCTAAGTGAAGTTCAATGCTTATTTGGCTGACAGACTGAAGGAACACTCTCCATAACCCAAGCAAGTAGAGAAATAACACCAGCATAATAAGAGCTGGTTCAAAGTGTAACAAAACAGAAGTTTTACTTCTTAAAGGGTTCATTGTTGTATGacagataatatatattttagcaatgTCTCCAAGATCAATTCATGGCCTTTGAGTATGTTTAATGCTATTTTTCATGTGGTACTAAAGACACCAgatttcaattacatttttaccAAAACACAGGGAACACAATTAGCCTTGCTTGTGAAGTTAAAGGCTGTGGTGTCTAAGCTTACCATGGgtttcattttctctcccctccctcccccccataaaCATCATGGTGTTATTTGTAGTTATATCAGTAAGTTTGTCCTCCCAAGTCATAGTTTGTACCCATGGTGGAAAAGGAAAGTATGTCCAATACTATGCAGTTCGAATTTGGAGTTTGTTGTTGGAGTTTCCAAGCTGAGGAGCGTAAACCGCATTGTTAGGAGTTCCAACACTGCCTCCTTCTTTCGGAGAGTAGCCAGTAAGGATCCTCATGGGTTTGGAGGGTGAGATGCTGCAATAGCTGTGGAATCTTGTGGGATGCTTTCTCCCCGGCGACGCACATGGATCTGGTCAGAATTCATTTTCTACTTCCTCACCTGCTGAAACGGCATCCCCATGTCAATATGTGTGATGGTCCACATTTATCTGAATAGATTGTCACAGGGCATAATGGGAAGGGTTCCTGAGGCAACCGGGACAGGAGGGGATAAAACTCCTCTGGGGGACTTAAGCCATTGTCTTCAccgataattttttttttttttaatctttgacaaCGTAAGATAGCTGTCACAATGGTGAGTCCCGTCCTATattctccattttgtttttgaagtagtgtcttaatgtctctaaGGCAGCATTCCACTATCCCTTGACTTTGAGAGTTATAAGGGATGCTGGGAACATGTGAAATATGCATCTCTGTACAAAAGGCTTTAAATGGGGCTGAAGTATAGGAGGGAGCATTGTCAGTTTTTAACATTACTGGAAAGCCCATGAATTGTGCAGTAGCACAAAGATGATTTATGATGGCCTGAACTCCCTCAGATTGTTTAGTATTAGTAGACACATACTCTGGTTTTACTTAGGCTGACGCATGCACATACTTCTGGGTCCCAAAAGATGGTATATCTGAAATCCATTTGCCAAATATCATTGTTGCTAGATGATCACCCTTAGGTTAGTAAATAATGAACCTACAGGAGCCTTCTGGTAAGGAACATAGAAATGCAGGACTTTACTATTGGTCTAGCTTCCTACCTTGTAACGGGATATAACATTCTTAATGTTTTAGCAGACATGGAATTTGTTGTGAGCCTTTTGTGCTTCTAGGATATTCGGCATAAGCATTTTGTCCACTATTTCCTTGGCAGTAGATAGGGGCTTGGGAGAGTCAGTATGTGACtgtatataagtaaatattttgCCATACCATGCTTTTAACTGTTTGAACTTCaacaaataattgaaatatagGGTTTGGTTGAAATTTTTTATGTGCTGTCTCtaacttaatttttaatagtGCTTATGCCATTTTTGCTCTAAAGCATTTAATGTCCATAGAACAAATCTTTAAAGCTTGTAAACAGCAAATTCATTTTGTTGTGTAGCCTCAAAAGGAGTTATCATACACATAGTTTTGGTTGAGAGAAGGGCAAAAGCAAGCTGCCTtattatggtttaaaaaaaaaataagaccctGTGAAATAGGCTTGTTGGTAATTATTCTGAGTATTATCCAGAACCATGTAGAATACAATTTGGCATTGGATAAAGGAGAGTCATGTAAAGAAGACAAGGGGAATTGTAGTGGTAATTGCCAGTCTAATGATGTCTGAAATGAGTCACTGAGGAGTCCTGTATATTGAAATCACAAGACATCCAAAGTAATGATCCTTTTGACAGCCTTCAATAATATGGCTATCATAGTAACATATGAGGTTAGTGAAGAGTTAAGCAGCATGGGGGGAGGTGTCATCCATTCTACAACAGTTTTTTTCTTGATGTAATAGGATATTCAGAAGTTTCTAACACTTATGCTtttaatcctttctctgggtctaTGTGACCTGTTTGAGTCTTTTCAATGCTTTGTTCAACTGTTTGCAATGCTTTCATAGCCAACTGAGTAAAGATGGTGTGGAGAATTTAAATCTGAATCTCCTCTCAAAATGTTGTAAAGGAGCCAGTAGTTTTGGGTGAAGCCATTGTTTGACTCATGAAGTTTTTGAAGTCatcatttttaatctcttttctgatCTGTAACTAGTGGCCTTATAACATCTGTTGTTACATGAAAGCCTAAGTATTGAAAAGGAGGGTATTTTTGTACTTTCTCTGGGGCTGCTTCCAAATCATGCAGTTTCAATTGTCTTGTTACTTCTTGTAAAGCTTATTCTAAGATTACATGTCCTTATGGGCACCCAGCAagtcatccatataatgtaacagAACTAACCTTGATATCTTTTTCTTATAGGTGCTAGCACATTCTTGACACATTGTGGGACTATTTTTCATCCCTTGGGGTAAAACAAGCCATTGATATCATTTATAGGGTTCAGCATAGTTAATGGATGGAATTGAAAATGCAAATCTAACCCCAAGATTAGTTTTATTCTATACCTATCTTAGGTCTAAAACTCAGCCCATCCTAATGGCAAAATATTAGGCAAAGGCAGGTGACTTTGTAAAGCTCCCATGGTATGTATTTGTTCACTTACTTTCCTCAAATCAGTTAATATTCTCCacacttctgatttttcttattatagctttttatttacaaatatatgcataggtaatttttcaggattgaaagtttcaaatcctttttttttttttccaactttttccctccttcccccccaacttctgatttttttttttttttgataacataAGGAAGAATTCCAAGGGTTGACAGAAGGCTCTATATGCTTTTGTCTTAATTGTAATTCAACTATATCCTGAAGAGCTATGATCTTTTCTATTAAGGGCACTGTTCTACCCATACAGGGTCATTATCTTTCCAGTGAATACAAAGAAGTGATATAGTGTTGAAATAGCTCTATAACAGTGACCCTGATTAAAAAGGGGGCATTGTAAGTACaccttattgatttttttttaactacccaAGGTTAATGGAGGAGGCCTGTGAGAATGTAAGGTCTAATGATACCCTGTTTCCCTTCATGAGTTCATATCTCCATTCATTAGAACTTATGTTTATGTAGGGGAGAGAGTATTGACCCCAACAATTTGTGTTGAAGACTGTTCCATTTTCCAGTAAGGAGGCCAGTGCTTCTGTGCTATAACTGTCCTGTCTCGGTATCAACCAAGCCTCTAAAAGGCATTCCTTCTAAAAAGTTAACTTAGGTTGTATGTCTGTAACAACCTGGCTCCAATAAATCCCTTCTGGTCTTATTATTCAACCTTCTAATTGCTTCTAGCATAATACTAAAACTTGTGAAAAACAATCCCCTACTTCTATGGTTGCAGTTTGTGTGCCCATATTAACTACTGGTACAcacaatagttttgttttgttttgtttttccaatacaCATTTTGGTCACACCTAATATTTTCTTGGTGGTAGAGTTATGGCCACAGATCCAATAAGTAAAGGAAGTATTTGTTGTATTTTAACATATGCAATGTGCTCTGGGAGGATTTTGACCTTTTGAGCATAAAGGGGAGCTATGGCCATCTAGATATGACATACATTTTCTTCGGGTATTTGAGCATATTGTTCCTGTAGGGATAATGGGTTTATTCCCTAAGGGGTTTTATGCCAGCCATCATTCCCTCTATAGGAGCACACCCATCGCCCCCTTTTTTTAAACCTGATAATTTTCTCAAGTTAGCTACTACTCCCTCATTACCAATTGATCTGACCAGGGCCTTTACACTAAGGCATTCGAGAAATTTTCTGTCTGGGAAGGGAACCTCAAGCTTtcattgcagccttagaaatttgctcatacactgttatgggataattaatctgttcaagaaaaaaaatagaactggaaaCATTCACAGAACACAAACTGGTTTATTAAATGATAAATCAACAATGTAGGGAGAGGGGTTAAACCTAAATCTAGGATGccattatcaaataaaatattattggccaaacaaaaaaggcattttagaattttaaatgcaGGAAATCTATAAGCCATTAAGAGCATGAAAAGTAAAtcctgatgaaattaaagctagaATGATCCTTAAAGTTTGAATGAGCCCCCTTTGTAATATTTTAACCATATAAAACTACTATTTGATATATCTCTTCATGAATTTTTTGTGAAACTCTGATCGAAGGGTATCATttacaaatcttttttcttttttcctctcatctacTCCTTTGGCGCAGTTCTTAAAGACAACATCATCATCCTACCTTCTCTTTACTTTGAATTTGGCCTTAGGCTGAGAGGGACCAGTGAGATTTAGGAGAGGGTTTCCACAAAGAATATTTTCCGaccaaattctctcttcttcagCTTTTTGTTCTTGTTCCTTCCGAGCTTGttcttcagctcttttttttattttttctagttctgccaATAGAACTGCagtgtcatcatcattatcttcttcCTCAAAATCATCCTCATCTTTGTTTTCATCTGTTAGGGGATCATCTGCATCAAGGTAGGCTGCAGGAATCTGATCTAATCGAGGTTTCTTAGACACATGCTCTCTAGTTGGACgatctctgtttttttctcttgcagcaattctctctctctcttctagttCTCGCCTGAAATCACGGTTGCGAATCTCTTCTGGAGCATGCTGAGTGGTTTGTctgtattttatctttgtgtgAGAAGGTAGATCTCTGCTTGAATATTGTTTTGAAAGCTGACTCAAAtcaccttcccttttccctcttccaccTCTTGCAGGTTCAAATGTAGGTCTTGCTGCTGTGGTCATCTTCAATAGTCAGGTGAGTTAGAGTCCCACAGCCCTCTGATGTTACACAAGCACCATTACTCCCCCCACGTTgggtgtaatgttcttctctcaaatataatggttctctgggagcaggtttcttggggagcttctggaagcagcttttcagttctgtgtaataattgcctcaaatgcagccagctgttaacagttcaaatcctttattttctccttcaaaataggCTGGTTCgctttcttggaggcctatctctctctctccttggttccaagagctcttgttgctagtcctttagctcttccagcttctacCTCTACTCCAactccaaagcctccagccagcacaaaggttatatatatatatatatatatatatatatatatatatatatatatatatatatatatatatatctgactccacctccaagagtggaTTTATCCTCTCTGACTTGTCAAGCCCCTGGGCTCCTCTCTGACTTGTCAAGCCCCTGGGCTCCTCTCTGACTTGTCAAGCCCCTGGGCTCCTCTCTGACTTGTCAAGACCCTGGGCTCCTCTCTGACTTGTCAAGCCCCTGGGCTCCTCTCTGACTTGTCAAGCCCCTGGGctcctctctgacttgtgaatcttgtaggACTCCAATGAGTTCGAAATACATTAAgtactgttaagtaccatgctaaattagataactgacagCATCTTGTAGAATTTAACATATGTCTTCAAATAAATAGCTTTCCATTTTTGAAAGACAGTATGGAAAAAGTCATGATGACATTCTtcaagattttcctttttctttctcaaggatAAAAATGTCTTAGCTAATAGAAATAGCTGACCCTTTTATGACTTTGAATCAACAATTGGGTCCTTAATATATCACATGACTACATGTGAAGGAACAATTTAAAagatttcttcttaattttttaagaGCTCCACTAGAACCAAATGAAATGTTTTCAATActccattttttttatcttcatgcccttttttttttttttaaaccaatttctCATAAGGTGTTGATATTGACTCCATCTCCATTAATAACTGAGACAAAGCACTAACAATTTATGGCTTTTGGGATTTTCAGTAGCTGGAAATGTCTTACCTAGAATGTTCAAAATCTTTATTTCAGTGTCAAAAGTGAATGAAGTGCATTGTGAAAGCCATCTCCCAAGATGGCTGACTTTCACTCAATTTTTAGAATACTGTTTCTGTGTCCCAGggccaggtttctttctccagaaatcatgTGGTTTATAATgagtgggacttttttttttttctttttgtgagacTAAGTTGGGACCACCTTGGCATTGAAATTTCCATAGAAGctaatttagtaatcctaaagatgtggttggACTCAAAGTTTTTCCTCATGACTTGGAATGTATGGTCATTTGGCCTAGCTAATCGGGGCAAAGATTTAGCCTATAGGGAGTGTTAGCTCAGGTtcctatataattcttgtctgttaattgggccttgcctctccttgccTAATTGCTTGTGGAGACGGAGAGCCCTTTCTCTAGAGATTATAATAagattcctttctgctttttgccttgaaatctccttaatttatttgatttatttgagctgGTGGTCTTGTCCCACAGAGTTTATGGGGGCTCTCTGGGATCATGCAGCCTTGTGAGTGGGCGAGATCTCCAGAGCTAGCAGGATAGTGCCCTGCCTTGCTTTAGGCAGGCTTTGAACTTCTGggacctttctcttctttccaaggTCAACTGGCCCATGAGAAGAGAGTAGAGGCATAATGAAAGTCAGTAAATCGGCAAATTCTGTGGCAAATCCCAAGTGTCAGGGATTGAGCATAGCAATCAGTCAGGCGACTTTTGTGCATGGAACAAAAAAGGTTATGTGACCTGTGAGACCCCCTGGAGGGGTTCAACAGACCCCTCTAGAGGGGTGCTCTGGACAGGACAGGCCTTTGGGGAGTCCCTTGAGTCAACTCTTGAGTCAACCGATTCTGGAAAGGTGCTCTGAAAAGTCTCATCAAATATTCAAGATGAGAGAGCTCAGCCAAAAGTCTCCCACTGCCGAAAATGATTACTCTGTATGGTGAGGATACTCCCAGGGCTAATTGAGTATGTCCAAATCTGTATATAAAACAGATTTCAGTTTGGGTCTGCTTCACTTTGTGTTAAAAGCTGTGAATGAGTTAAGGAATTGGCCTCTGTTGCTGGTTTGGAAAAGATCAGGCTGAGTTGAAAAGAAATCTTTAACTTGTCCTGCCTCATTCCCCCTGGTTGCAATCCCCCTTTCCTGCTCATTAGGATtaagataattagggctgtggagatctggccattctggcattccaaaagataaaagtCCAGaggtcctatctcagatacctaattggtaccttctatctctaaattccTGACTCTGTCTCTAGTGACTACCCCTTCACTCCCAGttcatcagaatttatggtcctctatctccaccctgtcagaaccaatTGATGGTTTATTTCTGGAAATTCCCATGTCTGTGGTCAGACTCCAACCTTTGCCTTTGTCTCCCCTAATTACTCAGAGCCCTATATAAATCACTGGAATATCACATTTGATGCTGATGGTGAATTCTTTGAGACTTCAGCCttgggaccaaaatggatccttttgttcgaaaatctttccctctcagaaatccaaataaaatattaaactttctAATTTCTACCtttagtttctccagcattatatttTGGAGGTCTGAGCAAGATATTAGAGACCTTTGGGTCTCTGCCTGGAGTTATGGGGCGACTGAGATCTGGGCCTTTTGTTGGAGGGGCTAGCCCTGGTTTGTTCCAGAATTCCCATGAAGGACAGCAAGGCTCATCATGGACACCTCCATTTTGTCCACAAAAGAGTAAGTTGCATATCTTAGGACACAATCTGGTCTGCTTACCTGTTCTGTTTTGCTTACATCTGGATTCTCAGAAAAGTAAGATGCTAACAGGCATTAATTTCTGGGAAAGGGTATCAACAGGAAACTGGA
This genomic window contains:
- the LOC127562459 gene encoding LOW QUALITY PROTEIN: spliceosome-associated protein CWC15 homolog (The sequence of the model RefSeq protein was modified relative to this genomic sequence to represent the inferred CDS: substituted 1 base at 1 genomic stop codon); this translates as MTTAARPTFEPARGGRGKREGDLSQLSKQYSSRDLPSHTKIKYRQTTQHAPEEIRNRDFRRELEERERIAAREKNRDRPTREHVSKKPRLDQIPAAYLDADDPLTDENKDEDDFEEEDNDDDTAVLLAELEKIKKRAEEQARKEQEQKAEEERIWSENILCGNPLLNLTGPSQPKAKFKVKRRXDDDVVFKNCAKGVDERKKEKRFVNDTLRSEFHKKFMKRYIK